The Oncorhynchus tshawytscha isolate Ot180627B linkage group LG20, Otsh_v2.0, whole genome shotgun sequence genome has a window encoding:
- the LOC112220033 gene encoding LIM/homeobox protein Lhx2-like isoform X2, which yields MEVLACRSEGDACKCSPPVSTMLFHGLPGGEMQGVIDEMDRRVKGESTAISSAIDMGETETSMTSINSDRVALCAGCGGKISDRYYLLAVDKQWHMRCLKCCECKLNLESELTCFSKDGSIYCKEDYYRRFSVQRCARCHLGISASEMVMRARDLVYHLNCFTCTSCNKMLTTGDHFGMRDSLVYCRLHFETLIQGEYQAHFNHAGDVASGKGLGESGTGNSLGMQYYNGVGTGQKGRPRKRKSPGPGADLAAYNAALSCNENDGDHLDRDSHYSSSSKSKRMRTSFKHHQLRTMKSYFAINHNPDAKDLKQLAQKTGLTKRVLQVWFQNARAKFRRNLLRQESTGMDKVSDGSTLPGGSPSGPHSELSNASMSPSSTHTTLTDLTSPSIPSVNPLLTAVPGGMDPHDSMSMSPSQTTLTSLF from the exons ATGGAAGTTTTGGCCTGCAGATCTGAGGGAGACGCTTGCAAGTGTAGCCCTCCAGTCTCCACGATGCTCTTCCACGGGCTCCCCGGAGGCGAGATGCAGGGGGTCATCGACGAGATGGACCGGAGGGTGAAGGGCGAATCTACCGCCATCAGTTCGGCTATAGACATGGGGGAAACTGAGACG AGTATGACGTCCATCAACAGCGACCGTGTGGCCTTGTGCGCGGGATGCGGGGGAAAGATATCTGACCGCTACTACTTGCTCGCGGTGGACAAACAGTGGCACATGCGCTGTCTCAAGTGCTGCGAGTGCAAACTAAACCTCGAGTCCGAGCTTACCTGTTTCAGTAAAGACGGCAGCATCTATTGCAAAGAAGATTACTACAG GAGGTTTTCCGTCCAGAGGTGCGCCCGGTGCCACCTCGGGATCTCGGCGTCGGAGATGGTCATGCGGGCGAGGGATTTGGTCTATCACTTGAACTGTTTCACCTGTACTAGCTGCAACAAAATGCTCACGACCGGAGATCACTTCGGAATGCGGGACAGTCTTGTGTACTGCCGGCTCCACTTTGAGACACTCATACAAGGGGAATATCAAGCGCATTTCAATCACGCGGGGGATGTAGCCTCGGGCAAAGGACTTGGCGAGAGCGGCACGGGAAACTCGCTGGGGATGCAGTATTACAACGGCGTCGGTACGGGGCAGAAAGGAAGGCCGAGGAAAAGGAAAAGTCCCGGGCCTGGAGCAGATCTGGCTGCTTATAACGCAG CGTTAAGTTGTAACGAGAACGATGGAGACCACCTGGACCGAGATTCCCACTACTCCTCCAGCTCCAAGTCCAAGCGCATGCGCACCTCCTTCAAACACCACCAACTGAGGACCATGAAGTCCTACTTTGCCATCAACCACAATCCGGACGCCAAGGACCTGAAACAGTTGGCCCAGAAGACAGGTCTCACCAAACGGGTGCTGCAG GTTTGGTTCCAAAACGCCAGGGCCAAGTTTAGACGGAACCTACTACGTCAGGAGAGCACAGGGATGGACAAGGTGTCGGACGGGTCCACTCTACCAGGGGGGTCGCCTTCGGGCCCCCACTCCGAGCTCTCCAACGCCTCAATGAGTCCTTCCAGCACCCACACCACCCTCACGGACCTGACAAGCCCCTCTATTCCGTCGGTTAACCCTCTACTGACCGCCGTGCCGGGGGGCATGGACCCCCACGACTCCATGAGTATGAGTCCTTCCCAGACCACCCTTACCAGCCTCTTCTGA
- the LOC112220033 gene encoding LIM/homeobox protein Lhx2-like isoform X3, protein MLFHGLPGGEMQGVIDEMDRRVKGESTAISSAIDMGETETSMTSINSDRVALCAGCGGKISDRYYLLAVDKQWHMRCLKCCECKLNLESELTCFSKDGSIYCKEDYYSRRFSVQRCARCHLGISASEMVMRARDLVYHLNCFTCTSCNKMLTTGDHFGMRDSLVYCRLHFETLIQGEYQAHFNHAGDVASGKGLGESGTGNSLGMQYYNGVGTGQKGRPRKRKSPGPGADLAAYNAALSCNENDGDHLDRDSHYSSSSKSKRMRTSFKHHQLRTMKSYFAINHNPDAKDLKQLAQKTGLTKRVLQVWFQNARAKFRRNLLRQESTGMDKVSDGSTLPGGSPSGPHSELSNASMSPSSTHTTLTDLTSPSIPSVNPLLTAVPGGMDPHDSMSMSPSQTTLTSLF, encoded by the exons ATGCTCTTCCACGGGCTCCCCGGAGGCGAGATGCAGGGGGTCATCGACGAGATGGACCGGAGGGTGAAGGGCGAATCTACCGCCATCAGTTCGGCTATAGACATGGGGGAAACTGAGACG AGTATGACGTCCATCAACAGCGACCGTGTGGCCTTGTGCGCGGGATGCGGGGGAAAGATATCTGACCGCTACTACTTGCTCGCGGTGGACAAACAGTGGCACATGCGCTGTCTCAAGTGCTGCGAGTGCAAACTAAACCTCGAGTCCGAGCTTACCTGTTTCAGTAAAGACGGCAGCATCTATTGCAAAGAAGATTACTACAG CAGGAGGTTTTCCGTCCAGAGGTGCGCCCGGTGCCACCTCGGGATCTCGGCGTCGGAGATGGTCATGCGGGCGAGGGATTTGGTCTATCACTTGAACTGTTTCACCTGTACTAGCTGCAACAAAATGCTCACGACCGGAGATCACTTCGGAATGCGGGACAGTCTTGTGTACTGCCGGCTCCACTTTGAGACACTCATACAAGGGGAATATCAAGCGCATTTCAATCACGCGGGGGATGTAGCCTCGGGCAAAGGACTTGGCGAGAGCGGCACGGGAAACTCGCTGGGGATGCAGTATTACAACGGCGTCGGTACGGGGCAGAAAGGAAGGCCGAGGAAAAGGAAAAGTCCCGGGCCTGGAGCAGATCTGGCTGCTTATAACGCAG CGTTAAGTTGTAACGAGAACGATGGAGACCACCTGGACCGAGATTCCCACTACTCCTCCAGCTCCAAGTCCAAGCGCATGCGCACCTCCTTCAAACACCACCAACTGAGGACCATGAAGTCCTACTTTGCCATCAACCACAATCCGGACGCCAAGGACCTGAAACAGTTGGCCCAGAAGACAGGTCTCACCAAACGGGTGCTGCAG GTTTGGTTCCAAAACGCCAGGGCCAAGTTTAGACGGAACCTACTACGTCAGGAGAGCACAGGGATGGACAAGGTGTCGGACGGGTCCACTCTACCAGGGGGGTCGCCTTCGGGCCCCCACTCCGAGCTCTCCAACGCCTCAATGAGTCCTTCCAGCACCCACACCACCCTCACGGACCTGACAAGCCCCTCTATTCCGTCGGTTAACCCTCTACTGACCGCCGTGCCGGGGGGCATGGACCCCCACGACTCCATGAGTATGAGTCCTTCCCAGACCACCCTTACCAGCCTCTTCTGA
- the LOC112220033 gene encoding LIM/homeobox protein Lhx2-like isoform X1, which yields MEVLACRSEGDACKCSPPVSTMLFHGLPGGEMQGVIDEMDRRVKGESTAISSAIDMGETETSMTSINSDRVALCAGCGGKISDRYYLLAVDKQWHMRCLKCCECKLNLESELTCFSKDGSIYCKEDYYSRRFSVQRCARCHLGISASEMVMRARDLVYHLNCFTCTSCNKMLTTGDHFGMRDSLVYCRLHFETLIQGEYQAHFNHAGDVASGKGLGESGTGNSLGMQYYNGVGTGQKGRPRKRKSPGPGADLAAYNAALSCNENDGDHLDRDSHYSSSSKSKRMRTSFKHHQLRTMKSYFAINHNPDAKDLKQLAQKTGLTKRVLQVWFQNARAKFRRNLLRQESTGMDKVSDGSTLPGGSPSGPHSELSNASMSPSSTHTTLTDLTSPSIPSVNPLLTAVPGGMDPHDSMSMSPSQTTLTSLF from the exons ATGGAAGTTTTGGCCTGCAGATCTGAGGGAGACGCTTGCAAGTGTAGCCCTCCAGTCTCCACGATGCTCTTCCACGGGCTCCCCGGAGGCGAGATGCAGGGGGTCATCGACGAGATGGACCGGAGGGTGAAGGGCGAATCTACCGCCATCAGTTCGGCTATAGACATGGGGGAAACTGAGACG AGTATGACGTCCATCAACAGCGACCGTGTGGCCTTGTGCGCGGGATGCGGGGGAAAGATATCTGACCGCTACTACTTGCTCGCGGTGGACAAACAGTGGCACATGCGCTGTCTCAAGTGCTGCGAGTGCAAACTAAACCTCGAGTCCGAGCTTACCTGTTTCAGTAAAGACGGCAGCATCTATTGCAAAGAAGATTACTACAG CAGGAGGTTTTCCGTCCAGAGGTGCGCCCGGTGCCACCTCGGGATCTCGGCGTCGGAGATGGTCATGCGGGCGAGGGATTTGGTCTATCACTTGAACTGTTTCACCTGTACTAGCTGCAACAAAATGCTCACGACCGGAGATCACTTCGGAATGCGGGACAGTCTTGTGTACTGCCGGCTCCACTTTGAGACACTCATACAAGGGGAATATCAAGCGCATTTCAATCACGCGGGGGATGTAGCCTCGGGCAAAGGACTTGGCGAGAGCGGCACGGGAAACTCGCTGGGGATGCAGTATTACAACGGCGTCGGTACGGGGCAGAAAGGAAGGCCGAGGAAAAGGAAAAGTCCCGGGCCTGGAGCAGATCTGGCTGCTTATAACGCAG CGTTAAGTTGTAACGAGAACGATGGAGACCACCTGGACCGAGATTCCCACTACTCCTCCAGCTCCAAGTCCAAGCGCATGCGCACCTCCTTCAAACACCACCAACTGAGGACCATGAAGTCCTACTTTGCCATCAACCACAATCCGGACGCCAAGGACCTGAAACAGTTGGCCCAGAAGACAGGTCTCACCAAACGGGTGCTGCAG GTTTGGTTCCAAAACGCCAGGGCCAAGTTTAGACGGAACCTACTACGTCAGGAGAGCACAGGGATGGACAAGGTGTCGGACGGGTCCACTCTACCAGGGGGGTCGCCTTCGGGCCCCCACTCCGAGCTCTCCAACGCCTCAATGAGTCCTTCCAGCACCCACACCACCCTCACGGACCTGACAAGCCCCTCTATTCCGTCGGTTAACCCTCTACTGACCGCCGTGCCGGGGGGCATGGACCCCCACGACTCCATGAGTATGAGTCCTTCCCAGACCACCCTTACCAGCCTCTTCTGA